One genomic segment of Hordeum vulgare subsp. vulgare chromosome 2H, MorexV3_pseudomolecules_assembly, whole genome shotgun sequence includes these proteins:
- the LOC123425611 gene encoding patatin-like protein 2, which produces MASSSSAEEGERQNSADKDKLITVLSIDGGGVRGIIPATILGFLGEEFKKLDGPEARIADYFDVIAGTSTGGLLTVMLTAPDKNGRPLFDAKELAQFYMDESPKIFPQKNSFFGKIATALKMVRGPKYNGKYLHALLRRHLGETKLDRTLTNVVIPTFDIAYLQPSIFSSFQLKHSPAKNALLSDIAISTSAAPTFFPAHYFETKDDKGEPRAFNLIDGGLAANNPTLCAMSQVSQDIIVGDGEFFVQNPVDYGKFMIVSIGCGLNPKESYSAKDTAKWGILNWIVKDGTTPIVDMFNAASADMVDIHLSVLFGALRSSHRYLRIQYDQLSGSAGSIDDCSKENMDRLVQIGGELLRKNVSRVDLETGRNVEMPGQGTNAEQLAKFAKHLSDERRRRQKVLQINQQLAGS; this is translated from the exons ATGGCAAGCAGTAGTTCTGCGGAAGAAGGTGAGCGCCAGAACTCCGCGGACAAGGACAAGCTGATCACCGTTCTAAGCATcgatggtggcggcgtcagggggaTCATTCCGGCCACCATCCTCGGCTTCCTTGGAGAGGAATTCAAG AAACTAGATGGGCCAGAAGCTAGGATCGCGGACTACTTTGACGTCATCGCCGGCACGAGCACCGGTGGCCTCTTGACGGTGATGCTCACGGCGCCGGACAAGAACGGGCGGCCGCTGTTCGACGCCAAGGAGCTGGCGCAGTTCTACATGGATGAGTCGCCCAAGATCTTCCCACAGAA GAACTCGTTCTTCGGCAAGATCGCCACAGCTTTGAAGATGGTGCGCGGGCCCAAGTACAACGGCAAGTACCTCCATGCGCTGCTTCGTCGGCACCTCGGCGAGACCAAGCTGGACAGGACACTAACCAATGTGGTCATCCCGACCTTCGATATCGCATATCTGCAGCCCTCAATTTTTTCGAGCTTTCAG CTGAAGCACTCGCCTGCGAAAAACGCGCTCCTGTCAGACATCGCGATCAGCACCTCGGCCGCGCCGACGTTCTTCCCGGCGCACTACTTCGAGACCAAGGACGACAAAGGGGAGCCGAGGGCCTTCAACCTCATCGACGGCGGCCTCGCCGCCAACAACCCC ACGCTATGCGCGATGAGCCAAGTGTCGCAGGACATCATCGTGGGGGATGGCGAGTTCTTCGTGCAGAACCCGGTGGACTACGGCAAGTTCATGATCGTCTCCATCGGCTGCGGGCTGAACCCGAAGGAGAGCTACAGCGCTAAGGACACCGCCAAGTGGGGGATCCTGAACTGGATCGTCAAGGACGGCACCACCCCAATCGTCGACATGTTCAACGCCGCCAGCGCCGACATGGTGGACATCCACCTCTCGGTCCTCTTCGGCGCCCTGCGCTCCTCCCACCGCTACCTGCGCATCCAGTACGACCAGCTGAGCGGGAGCGCGGGCTCCATCGACGACTGCTCCAAGGAGAACATGGACAGGCTGGTGCAGATCGGGGGCGAGCTCCTCAGGAAGAACGTGTCCCGGGTGGACCTGGAGACCGGCCGGAACGTGGAGATGCCCGGCCAGGGCACCAACGCGGAGCAGCTCGCCAAGTTCGCAAAGCACCTGTCCGACGAGCGGCGCAGGCGCCAAAAGGTGCTTCAGATTAACCAGCAGCTGGCCGGCTCGTGA